The following is a genomic window from Amycolatopsis cihanbeyliensis.
GGATCGCCTGGTCAGGGACGAGAAGCTGCACCGGTTCGTGAACGTCTACGTGAACGACGAGGACGTCCGGTTCGCCGGCGGTCTCGCGGCCGAGGTGAAGGACGGCGACACGCTGACCATCCTTCCCGCGGTCGCCGGCGGCGCACGCTGACGCATGGCTCGCTACGAGTCGCTGCTCGACGCGCTCGGAGGCACGCCGCTGATCGGCCTGCCCCGGCTGTCGCCGACCGACCAGGTCCGGCTGTGGGCCAAGCTGGAGGACCGTAACCCGACCGGTTCGATCAAGGACCGGCCCGCGCTGGCCATGATCGAGGCCGCCGAGCGGGAGGGCAGGCTGTACCGGGGCGCCACGATCCTGGAGCCGACCTCGGGCAACACCGGCATCTCGCTGGCCATGGCCGCCAAGCTCAAGGGTTACGGCCTGGTGTGCGTGATGCCGGAGAACACCTCGGCCGAGCGTAGACAACTGCTACAGGCCTACGGGGCGCGGATCGTGTTCTCCCCGGCCGCGGGCGGGTCCAACGAGGCCGTGCGCAGGGCCAAGGAGCTGGCCGAGGCCAACCCGGACTGGGTGCTGCTCTACCAGTACGGCAACCCGGCCAACAGCGAGGCGCACTACTCCGGGACCGGGCCCGAACTGCTCAAGGACCTGCCGACCGTGACCCACTTCGTCGGCGGTCTCGGCACCACGGGCACCCTGGTCGGGGTCGGCAGGTACCTGCACGAGAACAAGCCGGGGGTGCAGATCGTCGCGGCCGAGCCACGCTACGGCGAGCTGGTGTACGGCCTGCGCAACCTGG
Proteins encoded in this region:
- a CDS encoding MoaD/ThiS family protein, with the protein product MAVTVSIPTILRTHTGGEKSVEASGGTVLEVINDIEARHSGLKDRLVRDEKLHRFVNVYVNDEDVRFAGGLAAEVKDGDTLTILPAVAGGAR
- a CDS encoding PLP-dependent cysteine synthase family protein, with translation MARYESLLDALGGTPLIGLPRLSPTDQVRLWAKLEDRNPTGSIKDRPALAMIEAAEREGRLYRGATILEPTSGNTGISLAMAAKLKGYGLVCVMPENTSAERRQLLQAYGARIVFSPAAGGSNEAVRRAKELAEANPDWVLLYQYGNPANSEAHYSGTGPELLKDLPTVTHFVGGLGTTGTLVGVGRYLHENKPGVQIVAAEPRYGELVYGLRNLDEGFVPELYDPDVLTGRYSVGAYDALRRTRELLEHEGIFAGISTGAVLHAALAVAEKAAARGEQADVAFVVADAGWKYLSTGAYSGSLDEAAERLDGQLWA